In Streptomyces nodosus, one DNA window encodes the following:
- a CDS encoding IS701 family transposase: protein MTEVREDLEAFTAELFDGFFRADQRRWGQAYVRGLLLDGRRKSVEPMAARLGEDGNRQALAHFITSSPWNAAHVRARLAWRMYEAIGPEALIVDDTGFLKDGNASACVSRQYTGTAGKVTNCQVGVSLHLANDRASAAIDWRLFLPASWDPASPETDAAKVARRQRCGVPADAGHVEKWQLALDMIDEARSWGVDVPLVVADAGYGDATAFRLALEERKLAYAVGVSSRLTAHPEHAQPVTPPYQGIGRPPVATYPDKPMTVKELVIEAGRQAARPVSWREGSRPGKGRSGFKRMYSRFVVLRIRPAGREIRQATKGAGLPERWLLAEWPATEPEPVQFWLSSLPSGMPLASLVRLAKLRWRIEHDYREMKQALGLAHFEGRTWNGWHHHVTLVSAAHAFCTLQRLAHDPKDAAQD from the coding sequence ATGACCGAGGTCCGGGAGGACCTGGAGGCGTTCACGGCGGAGTTGTTCGACGGGTTCTTCCGCGCGGACCAGCGGCGCTGGGGGCAGGCGTATGTACGAGGGCTGCTGCTGGACGGGCGGCGCAAGTCGGTGGAACCGATGGCTGCCCGTCTCGGCGAGGACGGCAACCGCCAGGCGCTGGCGCACTTCATCACCTCCAGTCCGTGGAATGCGGCCCATGTGCGGGCCCGGCTGGCCTGGAGGATGTATGAAGCGATCGGTCCGGAGGCACTGATCGTCGACGACACCGGCTTCCTCAAGGACGGTAACGCCTCTGCATGCGTATCCCGGCAGTACACCGGCACCGCGGGCAAGGTCACCAACTGCCAGGTAGGCGTGTCGCTGCACCTGGCCAACGACCGTGCCTCGGCCGCGATCGACTGGCGGCTGTTCCTGCCCGCTTCCTGGGATCCCGCCTCGCCGGAGACGGATGCGGCCAAGGTCGCCCGCCGTCAGCGTTGCGGCGTCCCCGCCGACGCCGGCCATGTGGAGAAGTGGCAGTTGGCCCTGGACATGATCGACGAGGCCCGCAGTTGGGGCGTGGACGTTCCGCTGGTCGTCGCGGACGCCGGATACGGCGACGCCACCGCCTTCCGCCTGGCCCTGGAAGAACGGAAACTGGCTTACGCCGTCGGCGTCTCCTCCCGGCTCACTGCTCACCCTGAACATGCGCAGCCGGTTACCCCGCCTTATCAGGGCATTGGCCGACCGCCGGTGGCGACGTATCCGGACAAGCCGATGACGGTGAAGGAACTGGTCATCGAGGCCGGCCGGCAGGCGGCCCGGCCGGTGTCCTGGCGCGAGGGTTCCCGGCCGGGAAAGGGGCGCAGTGGCTTCAAACGCATGTACTCGCGCTTCGTCGTCCTGCGCATCCGGCCCGCCGGACGCGAGATCCGCCAGGCCACCAAGGGCGCGGGGCTGCCCGAGCGATGGCTGCTGGCCGAATGGCCCGCCACCGAGCCGGAACCGGTGCAGTTCTGGCTGTCCAGTCTGCCCTCCGGCATGCCCCTGGCCTCGCTGGTCCGACTGGCCAAGCTCCGCTGGCGCATCGAGCACGACTACCGCGAGATGAAACAAGCCCTCGGACTGGCCCATTTCGAAGGCCGCACCTGGAACGGCTGGCACCACCACGTCACCCTCGTCTCGGCTGCCCACGCCTTCTGCACCCTGCAACGGCTGGCACACGACCCAAAAGACGCGGCGCAGGACTGA
- a CDS encoding DUF7003 family protein: MTTSSILGQFDLCADKAEFPDLANGYYYPVDARIHLFGDSTRWAVVAELLGYSPRSGNLIDVVHCLGNCLPHGEPGFSDFLARVDNMEEIGPDVAEVYAGGVPVVVRGTALTVDAAAGTPLQDVFRLLAPANTGLLLADETELRAGIPTDLPELLRLDEWNQPEDFCDVMPSEHETFQVIAEVLDSGDLARYRPTLPANTHWSHWPDAGTL; this comes from the coding sequence ATGACAACCTCGTCGATCCTTGGGCAGTTCGATCTCTGCGCGGACAAGGCAGAGTTCCCGGACCTGGCCAACGGCTACTACTACCCGGTCGATGCGCGGATCCACTTGTTCGGCGACAGTACGCGTTGGGCCGTGGTCGCTGAGCTGCTGGGTTACAGCCCGCGCAGCGGCAACCTCATCGACGTCGTCCACTGCCTCGGCAACTGTCTGCCGCATGGCGAGCCCGGATTCAGCGACTTCCTGGCGCGGGTGGACAACATGGAGGAGATCGGCCCCGACGTCGCCGAGGTCTATGCAGGAGGAGTTCCGGTAGTCGTCCGCGGTACCGCGCTGACAGTCGACGCCGCCGCCGGCACCCCGCTGCAGGACGTGTTCCGCCTGCTGGCGCCTGCGAACACGGGGCTTCTGCTGGCCGACGAGACGGAGTTGCGGGCCGGCATTCCCACCGACCTGCCGGAACTGCTGCGGCTTGACGAGTGGAACCAACCGGAGGACTTCTGCGATGTCATGCCCAGTGAGCACGAGACCTTCCAGGTGATTGCCGAAGTATTGGACTCCGGGGACCTGGCCCGGTACCGGCCGACACTTCCGGCGAACACCCACTGGTCCCACTGGCCGGACGCAGGAACCTTGTAA
- a CDS encoding TetR/AcrR family transcriptional regulator: MSVQERKERERAGRERLIVATARELAEQQGWDAVTTRRLAERIEYSQPVLYSHFRGKREIVGAVALQGATEMAAEVRAATAAAEGPRTRVYALARAYLDFAARNPAVYDALFQLDGGLAYAQEDTPEPLKDAFAALLESLGEVAGDGVHPGLFTEVFWAALHGLATLTRAGRLLPGDAERRVELLVDRLAIV, translated from the coding sequence ATGTCGGTACAGGAACGCAAGGAGCGTGAGAGGGCGGGCCGCGAACGCCTCATCGTGGCGACGGCCCGCGAACTCGCCGAGCAGCAGGGCTGGGACGCGGTCACCACCCGCCGGCTGGCCGAGCGCATCGAGTACAGCCAGCCCGTCCTCTACAGCCACTTCCGCGGCAAACGCGAGATCGTCGGCGCCGTCGCCCTCCAGGGCGCCACCGAGATGGCCGCGGAGGTACGGGCCGCAACCGCTGCCGCGGAAGGCCCACGCACCCGGGTGTACGCCCTCGCCCGCGCCTACCTCGACTTCGCCGCACGCAACCCGGCCGTCTACGACGCCCTCTTCCAGCTCGACGGCGGCCTCGCGTACGCACAGGAGGACACCCCCGAGCCGCTGAAGGACGCCTTCGCCGCACTGTTGGAGAGCCTGGGTGAAGTCGCCGGAGACGGCGTCCACCCGGGGCTGTTCACCGAGGTGTTCTGGGCGGCCCTGCACGGGCTGGCGACCCTGACCCGGGCGGGACGACTGCTGCCGGGGGATGCCGAGCGGAGGGTGGAGCTGCTGGTGGACCGGCTCGCCATCGTCTGA
- a CDS encoding TetR/AcrR family transcriptional regulator: MTGQRSDARRNYRRILIVAEAEVAAHGADASLEQIARTAGVGSATVRRHFPTRQALLEAVFQERIENLCERAHRLTGTGDSRAALLDWLHALVEYAVSARGLADALAYEPPTDEPAPHSCGNALEEAATPLLRQAIRDGAVRPDVTFHDLLTLSVGIALATEHHVRPMAQADRLFRLSVEGLSPAQGATPT, from the coding sequence ATGACAGGTCAGCGATCGGACGCCCGCCGCAACTACCGGCGCATCCTCATCGTGGCCGAGGCCGAGGTCGCCGCACACGGCGCCGATGCCTCACTCGAACAGATCGCCCGCACCGCCGGCGTCGGATCGGCCACCGTGCGCCGCCACTTCCCCACCCGCCAGGCCCTGCTCGAAGCCGTCTTCCAGGAGCGCATCGAGAACCTCTGCGAGCGCGCCCACCGGCTGACCGGAACCGGCGACAGCCGCGCCGCACTCCTGGACTGGCTCCACGCCCTCGTCGAGTACGCCGTCTCCGCCCGCGGACTCGCCGACGCCCTCGCCTATGAGCCCCCCACGGACGAGCCCGCCCCGCACTCCTGCGGCAACGCACTCGAGGAGGCCGCCACACCCCTGCTCCGGCAGGCCATCCGCGACGGCGCGGTCAGGCCCGACGTCACCTTCCACGATCTGCTCACCCTCAGCGTCGGCATCGCGCTGGCCACCGAGCACCACGTCAGGCCCATGGCACAGGCCGACCGCCTCTTCCGCCTCTCCGTCGAAGGGCTCAGCCCTGCACAGGGGGCCACTCCAACCTGA
- a CDS encoding helix-turn-helix domain-containing protein: MRSVQPSAPAVSARAPRPRVAVTPERRSPPSAFGEFLRAGRSRLEPADVALPAGVGSRRVKGLRREEVAVLAGVSADYYIRLEQGRETNPSPQVVAALAHALRLAPDARDHLFRLAGTTPRLRADALRDQVHPDLLRLLDAFPSAAAYVLGPALDVLAGNALARALLSPFGGESSMPRILFTHPRADEVFPERPLVAGAAVHALRLNAARFTDAPEIDDLITELHDGSAEFRSLWADQNVKALTRARKVFVHPQAGRIELTYQSFDVRDARGQELLVGSALPSSPSEEALTCLASMAAPDRPH; encoded by the coding sequence ATGCGTTCTGTTCAACCCAGCGCACCCGCAGTGTCCGCTCGGGCACCGCGTCCGCGTGTTGCCGTCACCCCGGAGCGGCGCTCTCCTCCGAGCGCCTTCGGGGAGTTCCTGCGTGCCGGCCGTTCCCGGCTGGAGCCCGCTGACGTCGCATTGCCCGCCGGTGTCGGCAGCCGCCGTGTGAAGGGTCTGCGCCGCGAGGAGGTCGCCGTCCTGGCGGGTGTCAGTGCCGACTACTACATTCGTCTCGAGCAGGGGCGCGAGACCAACCCCTCGCCGCAGGTCGTCGCGGCACTCGCTCACGCTCTGCGGCTTGCTCCCGACGCCCGCGACCACCTGTTCCGGCTGGCGGGCACCACCCCGCGTCTGAGGGCCGACGCCCTGCGAGACCAGGTGCACCCCGACCTGCTGCGCCTCCTTGACGCCTTTCCCTCGGCGGCTGCCTATGTTCTGGGGCCGGCCTTGGACGTTCTGGCCGGCAACGCTCTGGCCCGGGCCCTGCTGTCCCCCTTCGGCGGCGAGAGCAGTATGCCGCGGATCCTGTTCACCCACCCGCGCGCCGACGAGGTCTTCCCGGAGCGTCCTCTCGTTGCCGGAGCCGCCGTCCACGCCTTGCGTCTGAATGCCGCCCGGTTCACCGACGCCCCCGAGATCGACGACCTGATCACCGAACTGCACGACGGGTCGGCCGAGTTCCGCTCTCTGTGGGCCGACCAGAACGTCAAGGCACTGACCCGGGCCCGCAAGGTCTTCGTGCACCCTCAGGCGGGCCGTATCGAACTCACCTATCAGAGTTTCGACGTGCGTGACGCCCGCGGTCAGGAACTCCTGGTCGGCTCCGCCCTACCCTCCAGCCCAAGTGAAGAGGCCCTCACGTGCCTGGCCTCCATGGCCGCACCCGACAGGCCGCACTGA
- a CDS encoding DUF1772 domain-containing protein: MLNALEVFTTVVVGLMVGVEFSVAFVINRILDALPEDSGQLGRAHGGRMLGAVMPVWYIGSLVLVAIWAVAGWHHHGVGLVVTAGALLILSVIMSILLLVPINNRGKTWTPDNRPADWKEQMNRWDRFHYVRVAVIVAAFALLVAALV; encoded by the coding sequence ATGCTCAACGCACTCGAGGTGTTCACCACCGTGGTCGTCGGCTTGATGGTGGGGGTGGAGTTCTCCGTCGCCTTCGTCATCAACCGGATCCTCGACGCACTCCCCGAGGACAGTGGCCAACTCGGCCGCGCCCACGGGGGCCGGATGCTCGGCGCCGTGATGCCGGTCTGGTACATCGGCTCGCTCGTCCTCGTCGCGATCTGGGCCGTCGCCGGATGGCACCACCACGGCGTCGGCCTCGTCGTCACCGCCGGCGCGCTGCTGATCCTCAGCGTGATCATGTCGATCCTGCTGCTCGTCCCGATCAACAACCGGGGCAAGACGTGGACCCCGGACAACCGGCCCGCCGACTGGAAGGAGCAGATGAACCGCTGGGACCGCTTCCACTACGTCCGCGTCGCCGTCATCGTCGCCGCCTTCGCCCTGCTGGTCGCCGCCCTCGTCTGA
- a CDS encoding aldehyde dehydrogenase family protein yields the protein MSHNPGAPWAFTLTIGGRPVAGGPTFDVINPATGRVVAAAPDCTREQLDEAVTAARAAFPAWAALAVAERRRLLVSMADAVDEHTQELAGLVVLEQGKPRPVAVAEVAGLALWLRQTAGLELPETVNQDDGERWSVTRRLPLGVVAAITPWNYPVGQASFKVGPALLAGNTVVLKPSAFTPLANLRLGEVWRDLLPAGVMNVVAGSGSLGSWVTGHPGFDKISFTGSTQTGRKVMASAAQRLARVTLELGGNDAAIVLPDVDVKEVAPQLFWAAFANSGQICLATKRLYVHEDVYDDLACELVRLAEQARVGDPSESEVDLGPVSNRRQYETVVSLLRDCRDRGYRFLTGGLPEDGGGGWFVAPTLVDDPPESSRIVREEQFGPVLPLLKYRDMDDAVQRANAGEYALGASVWAGDPEAGQEVAAQLEAGTVWVNEVMHLDPLVPFGGRKQSGIGVESGLAGLLEFTEPQTLSVRRSRR from the coding sequence ATGTCACACAATCCCGGCGCCCCCTGGGCGTTCACGCTGACGATCGGTGGCCGTCCGGTGGCCGGTGGGCCGACCTTCGATGTCATCAACCCGGCGACCGGCCGGGTCGTGGCGGCCGCCCCTGACTGCACGCGTGAGCAGCTGGACGAGGCGGTCACGGCCGCGCGGGCCGCGTTCCCCGCCTGGGCCGCCCTCGCCGTGGCGGAGCGTCGGCGGCTCCTGGTGTCGATGGCGGACGCAGTGGACGAACACACACAGGAACTGGCGGGCCTGGTCGTGCTGGAGCAGGGCAAACCCAGGCCGGTCGCCGTCGCGGAGGTCGCCGGGCTGGCGCTGTGGCTGCGGCAGACCGCTGGGCTGGAACTGCCGGAGACGGTGAACCAGGACGACGGGGAGCGCTGGTCGGTGACCCGGCGTCTGCCGCTGGGCGTGGTGGCGGCGATCACGCCGTGGAACTACCCGGTCGGGCAGGCGTCGTTCAAGGTCGGTCCGGCGCTGCTGGCGGGCAACACCGTGGTGCTCAAGCCGTCGGCGTTCACACCGCTGGCGAACCTGCGGCTGGGCGAGGTGTGGCGGGACCTGCTGCCGGCCGGCGTGATGAACGTGGTGGCCGGCAGCGGGAGCCTGGGCTCGTGGGTGACCGGGCACCCGGGCTTCGACAAGATCAGCTTCACGGGGTCGACGCAGACCGGCCGCAAGGTGATGGCGAGCGCGGCACAGCGCCTGGCCCGGGTCACCCTCGAACTCGGGGGGAACGACGCGGCGATCGTACTGCCGGACGTGGACGTGAAGGAGGTGGCGCCCCAGCTGTTCTGGGCGGCGTTCGCCAACAGCGGGCAGATCTGCCTGGCGACCAAGCGGCTGTATGTGCACGAGGACGTGTACGACGACCTGGCGTGTGAGCTGGTGCGGCTGGCCGAGCAGGCGCGGGTCGGTGACCCGTCCGAGAGCGAGGTCGACCTCGGGCCGGTGTCCAACCGGCGGCAGTACGAGACGGTGGTCTCGCTGCTGCGCGACTGCCGGGACCGCGGCTACCGGTTCCTGACGGGCGGGCTGCCCGAGGACGGGGGCGGGGGCTGGTTCGTGGCGCCGACGCTGGTGGACGACCCGCCCGAGTCTTCGCGGATCGTGCGCGAGGAGCAGTTCGGGCCGGTGCTGCCGCTGCTGAAGTACCGGGACATGGACGACGCGGTGCAGCGGGCGAACGCCGGCGAGTATGCGCTGGGCGCGTCGGTGTGGGCCGGTGATCCGGAGGCCGGGCAGGAGGTGGCCGCGCAGCTGGAGGCGGGCACGGTGTGGGTGAACGAGGTGATGCACCTGGATCCGCTGGTCCCGTTCGGCGGCAGGAAACAGTCAGGAATCGGGGTCGAGAGCGGCCTGGCCGGCCTACTGGAGTTCACCGAGCCGCAGACTCTGAGCGTGCGACGATCACGGCGTTGA